The Centroberyx gerrardi isolate f3 chromosome 7, fCenGer3.hap1.cur.20231027, whole genome shotgun sequence genome contains a region encoding:
- the LOC139928333 gene encoding histone H3 codes for MARTKQTARKSTGGKAPRKQLATKAARKSAPATGGVKKPHRYRPGTVALREIRRYQKSTELLIRKLPFQRLVREIAQDFKTDLRFQSSAVMALQEASEAYLVGLFEDTNLCAIHAKRVTIMPKDIQLARRIRGERA; via the coding sequence ATGGCAAGAACCAAGCAGACCGCTCGCAAATCTACCGGAGGCAAAGCCCCCAGGAAGCAGCTCGCCACCAAGGCTGCCCGTAAGAGCGCCCCGGCCACCGGCGGCGTGAAGAAGCCTCACCGTTACCGGCCCGGTACCGTGGCGCTGAGAGAGATCCGTCGCTACCAGAAATCCACCGAGCTGCTGATCCGCAAGCTGCCCTTCCAGCGCCTGGTCCGAGAAATCGCTCAGGATTTCAAGACCGACCTGCGCTTCCAGAGCTCCGCTGTCATGGCTCTTCAGGAGGCCAGCGAGGCTTACCTGGTCGGCCTGTTTGAGGACACCAACCTGTGCGCCATCCACGCCAAGAGGGTCACCATCATGCCCAAGGACATCCAGCTGGCCCGCCGCATCCGCGGAGAGCGAGCTTAA
- the LOC139911080 gene encoding histone H2A-like: MSGRGKTGGKARAKAKTRSSRAGLQFPVGRVHRLLRKGNYAQRVGAGAPVYLAAVLEYLTAEILELAGNAARDNKKTRIIPRHLQLAVRNDEELNKLLGGVTIAQGGVLPNIQAVLLPKKTEKPAKK, translated from the coding sequence ATGAGTGGCAGAGGCAAAACTGGCGGAAAGGCTCGCGCCAAGGCAAAGACCCGCTCGTCTCGTGCCGGGCTCCAGTTCCCGGTCGGCCGTGTCCACAGGCTGCTGCGCAAAGGCAACTATGCCCAGCGTGTCGGTGCCGGCGCCCCCGTCTACCTGGCGGCTGTTCTCGAGTACCTGACCGCTGAGATCCTGGAGTTGGCCGGAAACGCCGCCCGCGACAACAAGAAGACCCGGATCATCCCCCGTCACCTGCAGCTGGCCGTCCGCAACGACGAGGAGCTCAACAAGCTGCTGGGCGGAGTCACCATCGCTCAGGGCGGCGTGCTGCCCAACATCCAGGCGGTGCTGCTGCCCAAGAAGACCGAGAAGCCTGCCAAGAAGTAA
- the LOC139911081 gene encoding ornithine decarboxylase-like isoform X2, producing the protein MAAFSPEQYDMDILGNGKTVRDFIDNKIKEHTLVDCKEPFHVANLGILLKKHLCWLNNLPRVKPFYAVKCNNTPAVIRMLSALGTGFDCSSQAEIQLALSLGVTPDEIIYAHTCKPEHYIKYAATHGVQMMTFDNQEELSKIAHCHANAKLVLRIAVDDSKSLRRLSSKFGANLATVGKLLERAGELGLEVIGVSFHVGCECTDSSAYRQAIADARHVFDIAKLLGFQMSLLDIGGGFPGSEDVQVKFEEISAAINLALDEFFPLDCGVQIIAEPGRYYMESLFTLAVNVIAKKVVMEEAAEHNSNENIPDRVMMYYINDGVFGSMSFLINDPVYRKLSPYLHRVKHNNPT; encoded by the exons ATGGCTGCTTTTTCCCCTGAGCAATATGACATGGATATTTTAGGAAATGGAAAAACGGTCCGTGATTTCatagacaataaaataaaagagcaCACTTTAGTG GACTGCAAAGAACCTTTCCATGTGGCCAATCTAGGTATTCTGTTGAAGAAGCACCTCTGTTGGCTTAATAACTTGCCTCGAGTCAAGCCTTTCTATGCAGTGAAGTGCAACAACACTCCAGCAGTTATCAGGATGCTGAGTGCTCTGGGGACGGGGTTTGACTGTTCCAGCCAG GCAGAGATTCAGCTGGCCCTGTCCCTTGGAGTGACACCAGATGAAATCATTTacgcacatacatgcaaaccAGAGCACTATATCAAATATGCCGCCACTCATGGAGTTCagatgatgacttttgataacCAGGAAGAACTCTCAAAAATTGCTCATTGTCATGCCAACGCTAA ACTAGTGCTTCGCATTGCAGTGGATGACTCCAAATCGCTGAGAAGACTCAGTTCAAAGTTTGGGGCCAATTTGGCGACAGTTGGTAAGCTGCTGGAGCGAGCTGGAGAGCTGGGCTTGGAGGTCATTGGGGTCAGCTTCCATGTAGGCTGCGAGTGCACCGACAGCTCGGCTTACAGGCAGGCCATAGCAGATGCCCGACATGTCTTTGACATAGCA AAGTTGTTGGGCTTCCAGATGAGTCTCTTGGATATTGGTGGAGGATTCCCTGGGAGCGAGGATGTTCAAGTGAAATTTGAAGAG ATTTCAGCAGCCATTAATTTGGCCCTGGATGAATTCTTTCCCCTTGACTGCGGGGTGCAGATTATCGCTGAACCGGGGCGATACTACATGGAGTCACTGTTCACACTGGCAGTGAATGTCATTGCCAAAAAGGTTGTCATGGAGGAAGCAGCTGAACACAACAGTAAT GAGAACATCCCTGACAGAGTGATGATGTACTACATTAATGATGGAGTGTTTGGCTCCATGAGTTTCCTCATCAATGATCCTGTCTATCGCAAACTTTCACCTTACCTTCATAGGGTAAAACACAACAACCCAACCTAA
- the LOC139911081 gene encoding ornithine decarboxylase-like isoform X1, with product MAAFSPEQYDMDILGNGKTVRDFIDNKIKEHTLVDCKEPFHVANLGILLKKHLCWLNNLPRVKPFYAVKCNNTPAVIRMLSALGTGFDCSSQAEIQLALSLGVTPDEIIYAHTCKPEHYIKYAATHGVQMMTFDNQEELSKIAHCHANAKLVLRIAVDDSKSLRRLSSKFGANLATVGKLLERAGELGLEVIGVSFHVGCECTDSSAYRQAIADARHVFDIAKLLGFQMSLLDIGGGFPGSEDVQVKFEEISAAINLALDEFFPLDCGVQIIAEPGRYYMESLFTLAVNVIAKKVVMEEAAEHNSNENIPDRVMMYYINDGVFGSMSFLINDPVYRKLSPYLHRTVESSEQRYRSVIWGPTCDSMDKITDDCSLPELQVGDWLLFDNMGAYTVCLSTNFNGFGKAHIYSVVTPEAWQALIPSHTCSPLHD from the exons ATGGCTGCTTTTTCCCCTGAGCAATATGACATGGATATTTTAGGAAATGGAAAAACGGTCCGTGATTTCatagacaataaaataaaagagcaCACTTTAGTG GACTGCAAAGAACCTTTCCATGTGGCCAATCTAGGTATTCTGTTGAAGAAGCACCTCTGTTGGCTTAATAACTTGCCTCGAGTCAAGCCTTTCTATGCAGTGAAGTGCAACAACACTCCAGCAGTTATCAGGATGCTGAGTGCTCTGGGGACGGGGTTTGACTGTTCCAGCCAG GCAGAGATTCAGCTGGCCCTGTCCCTTGGAGTGACACCAGATGAAATCATTTacgcacatacatgcaaaccAGAGCACTATATCAAATATGCCGCCACTCATGGAGTTCagatgatgacttttgataacCAGGAAGAACTCTCAAAAATTGCTCATTGTCATGCCAACGCTAA ACTAGTGCTTCGCATTGCAGTGGATGACTCCAAATCGCTGAGAAGACTCAGTTCAAAGTTTGGGGCCAATTTGGCGACAGTTGGTAAGCTGCTGGAGCGAGCTGGAGAGCTGGGCTTGGAGGTCATTGGGGTCAGCTTCCATGTAGGCTGCGAGTGCACCGACAGCTCGGCTTACAGGCAGGCCATAGCAGATGCCCGACATGTCTTTGACATAGCA AAGTTGTTGGGCTTCCAGATGAGTCTCTTGGATATTGGTGGAGGATTCCCTGGGAGCGAGGATGTTCAAGTGAAATTTGAAGAG ATTTCAGCAGCCATTAATTTGGCCCTGGATGAATTCTTTCCCCTTGACTGCGGGGTGCAGATTATCGCTGAACCGGGGCGATACTACATGGAGTCACTGTTCACACTGGCAGTGAATGTCATTGCCAAAAAGGTTGTCATGGAGGAAGCAGCTGAACACAACAGTAAT GAGAACATCCCTGACAGAGTGATGATGTACTACATTAATGATGGAGTGTTTGGCTCCATGAGTTTCCTCATCAATGATCCTGTCTATCGCAAACTTTCACCTTACCTTCATAGG ACAGTTGAGAGCAGTGAGCAGAGATACCGGTCTGTCATCTGGGGTCCAACCTGCGACAGCATGGACAAGATTACTGACGACTGCAGCCTGCCTGAGTTACAAGTGGGAGACTGGCTTCTCTTTGACAACATGGGTGCTTACACAGTTTGCTTGTCTACTAACTTCAATGGCTTTGGAAAAGCACACATCTATTCTGTTGTGACACCTGAGGCGTGGCAAGCCTTAATCCCTTCTCATACATGCAGCCCTTTACATGACTAA